In the Streptomyces sp. 3214.6 genome, AGCCCGTCGAGCATGCGGGTGCCCAGGGTGGCCGCGCGTTCGGCGAGGCCGTTCTGGCGGACGTAGGCGAGGGTGGCCGTGCCGGCGGCCATGGCGAGTTGGTTGCCGCGAAACGTGCCCGCGTGGGCGCCCGGTTCCCAGACGTCGAGGTCGTCGCGGTAGACGATGACGGCGAGCGGCAGGCTGCCGCCGATGGCTTTGGACAGGACCATCACGTCAGGGGTGACCCCGCTGTGCTCCACCGCCCAGAAGGCGCCGGTCCGCCCAACGCCCGTCTGGACCTCGTCGGCGATCAACGGGATCGAGCGGTCGGCCGTGATCTGCCGCATACGGCGCATCCAGGCGTCCGGCGCGGGAATCACGCCACCCTCGCCCTGAACGGGTTCGAGGATCATCCCGGCGGGCAGCCGTACGCCCGACTTGGGATCGTCGAGGACGGACTCGGTCCAGCGGGCGGCGAGTTCGGCGCCGCGTTCGCCGCCGACGCCGAACGGACAGCGATAGTCCTGCGGATAGGGCAGCCGGGCCACCCGTACGTCGAAGGCGCCCCCGGACGCTTCGAGAGAGCCGGTGGTCATCCCGTGGTAGGCGCCGGTGAAGGCGAGGACGCCGGTGCGGCCGGTGGCGGCGCGGACCAGTTTGAGCGCGGCCTCCACGGCGTCCGTGCCGGCCGGTCCGCAGAACTGCACGCGCGCGTGGTCGGCGAGACCGGCCGGCAGGGTGCGGAACAGCTCGGTGATGAAAGCGTCCTTGACGGGCGTGGCGAGGTCGAGCACGTGCAGGGGCGCGCCCGAGTCGAGGACCTTGCGGATGGCCTCCAGCACGACGGGGTGGTTGTGGCCGAGCGCGAGGGTGCCGGCGCCCGAGAGGCAGTCGAGGTAGCGGCGGCCGTCCGCACCTTCGATGGTCAGCCCGCGTGCCCGCACCGGAACGATGGGCAGGGCCCGCGCATACGTGCGCGCCGCCGACTCGCGTGCCGACTGGCGCCGCAGGATGCCCTCGTGCGCCGGTTGCGCGCCCGACGAAGCGGCGACGATGGCCGTCCCGGCGGGGAACGCTCCGGCGGGGAACACTCCGGCGGAACGTCCCAAGGGGACCTCCTCGGGCACTGGCTCGGTCACGGCCACGGCTCCCTGTCCTCCCGCAGTTCAGAGGGCCGGGCGCGGACAGCGGACCCCCCACCGCTACCAACCCCGGACGGCTCTCCTGGTTACGGGTTGCCTCAAGATCCTTGCTGTGACCGAACAGTTGCCGTTCCGTCGGAAGTCCCCCACAGCGACCGCATATCGTGTGGTGGCATCGCACCTGGCCGTGAGACCCGCCTGAACTCGTCATGAGATCACCATGAGTTCCGCCCCGGGCGGAACGGCCGGTGTTTCAAGTTCGTTGACAGCAGGGGGAGTCAGACCATGCGATCCATACGGCCGTCGTTCACCGCTCGTCGGAGGAGGAACGCGCGCCGCAGAACCTCCCCCGTGCTGGGCGCCGTGGCCCTCGCCTCGGTGCTCGCACTCACGGCGACCGCCTGCGACTCGGGCGGCACCGACGCGGAAGGCCGGGCCGGCGCGACCGCGTCGGCCGCCGGCGACGGAAAGATCACGATCCCGGACGACATCAAGGACAAGCTCAAAGAGCACGGGATCGACCTCGACAAGTGGAAGAACGGCGCCTGGAAGAACTGGGACAAGGACGACTGGCTGCGGGAGGCGCAGGACTACATCAACCCGATCATCAAGGGGCTGTGGGACCCGGACCGGATGCGAAAGGCCGAGGACCCGGACCGGGCCGTCGACGACGGCGACCTCTCCGGTGACCAGGGCGTGACCGACCCGACGCCGGCGGCGGTGGACGCGAAGGCCGTGCCGACGACTTACCACGCCAACGCCCCCGAGGCGGGCAAGGTGTTCTTCGACTCCCCCGAGGGCACGATGGTGTGCTCGGCGACGGTCGTCCAGGACCCGGCGCACCCCGGCAAGTCCAACCTGGTGTGGACGGCGGGCCACTGCGTGCACGCCGGCAAGGGCGGCGGCTGGTACCGCAACCTCGTGTTCGTGCCGTCGTACAACGACAAGGGTCTGTCGGCCGAGCAGCTGCAGACGGCCACCAAGGAGCAGGCCGCTCCGTACGGCGTCTGGTGGGGCGACTGGACGAAGACCTCGGACCAGTGGATCGCGCAGGGCGGACAGACCGGCGGCAACGGCGCCTCGTACGACTACGCCGTCATCCATGTGACGCCGGAGGAGGGCGGTTCCGGCAAGTCCCTGGAGGAGACGGTCGGTTCGGCGCTGCCGGTGGACTTCAAGGCCCCAGCGGTGCCGAAGATCGACAGCATCACGGCGACCGGCTATCCGGCGGCGGCGCCCTACGACGGGCAGAAGCTGTACCAGTGCCAGGACAAGCCGGGGCGGTTCTCGATCAGCTCCTCGGACCCGACGATGTACCGCATCGGCTGCACGATGACCGGCGGCTCGTCGGGCGGCGGCTGGGTCGCGGCCGGGTCGAACGGCAAGCCCGCGCTGGTGTCCAACACCTCGATCGGCCCGGTGAAGGCCGGTTGGCTCGCAGGACCGCGGCTGGGTGACGTGGCCAAGGGTGTGTACGACTCGGTGAGTGACAAGTTCGCCGGTCAGTAGCCGGATCGGCGGTGGGATGCCTGTCGGGAACCTTCACCATCCCACCGCCGTTCGTCCCGAATTCCCCGGGCATAGTGGGGTGTCGCCTGCGCGCGGTCGTCGTACGGACTCGACCGACCGCATGACAGGCGCATGACATGGCGGGGCCCATGAGCCCTGCCGATTCCCACGCTCCGACGATCCACGCGCTTCGACGGATCCACATGCTTCAACGGGGGACATCGCACCATGCGTTCCACACGTACGCCCATCGCGCACCGGCACGGCCGGCGGCGCACTCTGCTCGCCGCCGGGCTCGTCACCGCCCTGGCACTGACGGCGACCGCCTGCAACGGCTCGGACGAGGACAAGGCCGGCGCCGGAGCCTCCCGGACCGCCGACGCCGGCTCCGGTGACGGCAAGGTCAAGGTTCCCGCCGACATCGCCGGCAAGCTCAAGCAGCACGGCATCGACGTCGACAAGTGGGCCGACGGCGGCTGGCAGGACTGGGACAAGGACAAGTGGCTCAGCGCCGCCAAGGACTTCGTCAACCCCGTGATCGAGGGCCTGTGGAAGCCGGAGCGGATGCAGTCCGCGAAGGAGGCGAACAAGACGGTCACGACCAAGGACGCCGCCGCCGACCAGGGCGTCAGCGACCCGGAGCCGGCGGCCGTCCAGGCGGCGGCCGAGAAGACGCCGTATCACGAGAACGCGGCCCCGGTCGGCAAGGTCTTCTTCGACTCGCCCGCGGGGGCGATGGTCTGCTCGGGCACGGTCATCAAGGACGTGAACCACCCGGGCAAGTCCAACCTCGTCTGGACGGCCGGTCACTGTGTGCACGCCGGCGGCGCCGGCGGCTGGTACCGCAACCTCGTGTTCGTCCCGGCCTACAACGACCTCGGCAAGAGCGAGGCGCAGCTCGGCAACGCCACCGCGGCGGAGATCTCCCCTTACGGCAACTGGTGGGCGGACTGGGCGTCGACCTCGAACGAGTGGATCGCCGGCGGCTCGGAGACGGGCGGCGCGGGTGCCGCCTACGACTACGCCGTCTTGCACGTGACGCCGGAGCAGGGCTCCAAGTCGCTGGAGGAGACGGTCGGCGGGGCGCTGGACGTGGACTTCTCCGCGCCGCCCGCGACCGAGGTGAACACGATGGGAGCCTGGGGCTACCCGGCTGCGCCGCCCTACAACGGGCTGAAGATGTTCAAGTGCCTCGACCGGCCCGGACGGTTCTCGCTGAGCACCTCGCTGCCGGCGATGTACCGCATCGGCTGCACGATGACCGGCGGTTCCTCCGGCGGCGGCTGGTTCAGGGTGGTCAACGGCAAGACCGAGCTGGTCTCCAACACCTCGATCGGCCCCGCCGACAACACCTGGCTGGCGGGCCCGCAGCTCGGCCGGGAGGCCGAGGCGCTCTACCAGAACATGAGCAAGACCTACGGCGGCGAGTGAGCCGTGCACGCCGAAGGCCCGCCCCCTGCGATCACTGCGATCAGCAGGGGGGCGGGCCTTCGGGCGTTGGGCCTTCGGGCGGTCCGCCATGGGCGGTCCGCCGTGGCGACTCAGGCAGCCGGCGCCGGAACGTACGGCGCGAGGTCCGCCGCCAGTTCCTCATGCACCCGTACCTTCAGCAGGGTGCCCTCCGCCGTGTGCTCCGCGGAGATCACCTCGCCCTCGGTGTGGGCGCGGGCGACCAGCTTGCCGTGGGTGTACGGCACGAGCGCCTCGATCTCGACCGAGGGCCGCGGCAGCTCGTTGTCGATCAGCGCGAGCAGCTCGTCGATGCCCTGGCCGGTGCGGGCCGAGACGGCGATGGAACGCTGCTCGATCCGCATCAACCGCTGGAGCGTCAGCGGGTCGGCCGCGTCCGCCTTGTTGATGACGACGATCTCGGGCACCCCGGTGGCGCCGACGTCCCGGACCACCTCGCGCACGGCGGCCAACTGCTCCTCCGGGTTGGGGTGCGAGCCGTCCACCACGTGCAGGATCAGGTCGGACTCGCCGACCTCCTCCATGGTGGAGCGGAACGCCTCGACCAGGTGGTGCGGCAGGTGCCGGACGAAGCCGACCGTGTCCGCCAGCGTGTACAGGCGGCCGCTGGGCGTCTCCGCCCGGCGCACGGTCGGGTCCAGGGTCGCGAACAGGGCGTTCTCGACCAGGACGCCCGCGCCCGTGAGGCGGTTGAGCAGGGACGACTTACCGGCGTTGGTGTAGCCCGCGATGGCGACGGACGGCACCTTGTGGCGCTTGCGTTCTTGGCGCTTGATCTCGCGGCCGGTCTTCATCTCCGCGATCTCCCGGCGCATCTTCGCCATCTTCTCGCGGATCCGCCGCCGGTCCGTCTCGATCTTGGTCTCACCGGGGCCACGGGTGGCGAGGCCGCCGCCCTTGCCGCCGCCCATCTGACGGGACAGCGACTGACCCCAGCCGCGCAGCCTCGGCAGCATGTACTGCATCTGCGCGAGCGCGACCTGCGCCTTGCCCTCTCGGGACTTGGCGTGCTGGGCGAAGATGTCGAGAATCAGGGCCGTACGGTCGATGACCTTGACCTTGACGACGTCCTCGAGGTGGATCAGCTGCCCCGGGCTGAGCTCACCGTCGCAGATGACGGTGTCCGCGCCCGTTTCGAGGACGATGTCGCGCAGCTCGTCGGCCTTGCCGGAACCGATGTAGGTGGCCGCGTCGGGCTTGTCGCGGCGCTGGATGACGCCGTCGAGGACGAGGGCGCCCGCAGTCTCCGCGAGGGCGGCCAGCTCCGCGAGGGAGTTGTCCGCGTCCTGTGCGGTCCCCGTGGTCCAGACGCCGACGAGCACGACCCGCTCCAGGCGGAGCTGGCGGTACTCGACCTCGGTGACGTCCTCGAGTTCGGTGGAGAGGCCGGCCACGCGGCGCAGGGCCGCGCGCTCGGTGCGGTCGAACTGGTCGCCGTCCCGCTCTCCGTCGATCTCGTGGCTCCAGGCGACGTCCTCTTCCATCAGGGCATCGGCCCGAAGACCTTCGGGGTAGGCGTGCGCCATGCGCTTGGTGTCCTGGGAAGGGGAAGAAGAGGAGGTCATTGGGTCCTTACGTCGTTGGGGATGCCGGATCGGCGGCCTTCATGGATCTCAACGCACGAGTGTCCCGGGAGATTCCCGGGCCCGTGCCGCGCCGACCTCACGATGGTCGCACGGTACGGCCCGTCTCGTCACGGCCTTATTCCGCGGTACGCGGGGCCTTCGGGACCGCATGCGGCGCGGCTTCCGGGCCGGCTTTCGGGAGGGTCTTCGAGTCGGTCTTCGAGTCCGCGTCGGCCTTCGGGTCGGCCTTCGCGATCGGTGCCGCCGACTTCCAGTCCGGGTGGCCGGGCATCGGCGGGGTCTTCTCGCTGTACAGCCATTGCTTGAAGAATCCGGCGAGATCGCGTCCGGAGATCTTTTCGGCGAGGCGCTCGAAGTCGGCCGTGGTCGCGGTGGAGTCCCGGTGGTCGTGCACCCACGCCCGCTCCAGGTGCTTGAACGCGGGCCGGCCGATCTCCTGGCGCAGGGCGTAGAGGACGAGGGCCGCACCGTCGTAGACGTTGGGGCGGAAGATGCTGATCTTCTGGCCGGGCTTGGGCGCCTTGGGCAGCGCCGGTGGGCCGCCCGCGGCGCGCCAGCGGTCGGAGGCGCCGTACGCCGCCTTCATGCGCGCCTGGAGTGTGCGGCCCGCCTTCTCCTCCGCGTACAGCGCCTCGTACCAGGTGGCGTGTCCTTCGTTGAGCCACAGGTCGGACCAGGTGCGCGGGCTGACGCTGTCGCCGAACCACTGGTGGGACAGCTCATGCACCATGATCGACTCGAGGTACCACTGGGGGTAGCTAGGCTCGGTGAAGAGGTCTCTCTCGAAGAGGGAGAGGGTCTGCGTCTCGAGTTCGAACCCGGTGGAGGCCTCGGCCAGGAGCACGCCGTACGCCTCGAAGGGGTAGGGGCCGACCTTGCCCTCCATCCAGGCGATCTGGTCGGGGGTCTTCTTCAGCCACGGTTCGAGGAGCTTGCGGTCCTTGGTGGGCACGACGTCCCGGACGGGCAGGGCGTGCGGCCCCGCGCGGTGCACGACGGTGGACCGGCCGATGGACACCTGGGCGAGTTCGGTGGCCATGGGGTGCTGCGTGCGGTACGTCCAGGTGGTCGCCCTGCCGACCCGGTCCATGCCGGTCGGCAGCCCGTTGGCCACCGCCGTGTAGCCGTTGGGGGCCGTGATCCGGACGGTGAACATCGCCTTGTCGGAGGGGTGGTCGTTGCACGGGAAGACCAGGTGGGCGGCGTCCGCCTGGTTGGCCATCGCGAGACCGTCCGTGGTCCTGATCCAGCCGCCGTCCCGGTCGGCGGGGCTCACGGGGTCGCTGGTGTGCCGCACGGTGATCCGCATCCAGCTGCCCGGGGGCAGCGCGTCCTTGGGGGTGACCACCAGGTCCTCGCCGGCGCCGGCGAAGGCGGCGGGTTCGCCGTCGACCTCGACCGAGTCGACCTTGCCGTGGGCGAAGTCGAGGTTGATCCGGTCGAGGGCTGTCGTGGTCCAGGCGTCGATGGTGGTGACCGCCTGGAGTGGCTTGTCGTTGGCGCCGGAATAGGTGAAGGACAGGTCGTAGGACGCGACGTCGTACCCGGGGTTGCCCAGGTCCGGGAAGAGGCGGTCGCCGACGCCGAGCGGGGTCGGCGGAGCGCTCGCGGCGACCAGGCAGACGGAGACGGCCGAGGCGAGCAGCGCGGATTTCAGCCGACGGGAGGGTCCGGGTCGGGCGGACGGGGCTCGCGGGGTCCGGGCGCGGGGGGTGAGCAGCATGCACCACCGCTACCAGCGCACACGGGCGCCGCGTCGGCGACGCGCGCCCGCCCCACCCGAACGGGTTGCCCACGTGCGCGTGCGTGACGCCGGCGAGCGGATCCGGCGCGACGCGTGCACGCGCGCGTGGGGATGCCTACATCGTCCCCGAGGAGGAGGACGAGGCGTGGTGCTGCGCGCGGTCCACGTCGTACACCCCGGGCACGTTGCGCATGGCGCGGATGAGGGTGGGCAGGTGTGCCGCGTCCGGGAGTTGGACGGTGTAGGTGTGGCGCACCCGCTGCTGGCTCGGGGGCTCGACGGTCGCGGAGACGATCTCGGCACCTTCCGAGGCCATCGCCTCGGTGAGGTCCGCGAGCAGATGGGGGCGGCCGAAGGATTCGGCGACCAGGGTGACCCGGCATCCGGTGGTGTCGCCCCAGCGCACGTCGACCTCTTCGCGCCCCGCGTTCGCCATGCGCGCCACGGCCGCGCACTCGGCGCGGTGGACGGTCACCACTCCCCCGCGCACGGCGAAGCCGGTGATCTCGTCGAGCGGCACGGGCGTACAGCATCCGGCGAGCCGGACGCTCGCGTCGGGCCGGTCCACGACGGTGATCGCGGCGCCGGGCCGCGCGGCGGACGCGTCGGCCGCGGGCGCGTCGGCCGGGTTCCGCGGGGTCGGCTCGGCGGCCTTGGGAGGGCTCACGGTCCCCGAGCTCGCTGCGGGTTCGGGGTGCTCGTGTTCGGCCGGGGCCGGGTGCGTCGCCAGCCATCGTTGGATGGCGATCCGGGCGGCGGGGGTGTGGGCGTGCTCCAGCCACTCCCTGGAGGGCTCCGAGGCGGGGTCCTGGCCCATGAGGAGCTGGACGGTGTCGCCGTCCCGCAGGACCGTGCTGAGGGTCGCCAGGCGGCCGTTCACGCGGGCGCCGATGCAGGCGTGGGCGTCCTCGCCGTACTGCGCGTACGCGGCGTCGACACAGGTCGCCCCCTCGGGCAGGCCGAGCGTGCCGCCGTCGGGGCGGAAGACGGTGATCTCGCGGTCCTGGGCGAGGTCCTCGCGCAGGGTGGACCAGAAGGTGTCGGGATCGGGTGCGGCCTCCTGCCAGTCGAGGAGGCGGGAGAGCCAGCCGGGCCGGGTGGGGTCGACGCGTTCCCCGTCGGCGGGGGCTCCCTCCCGGGTCTGCTCCTCGGCGAGAGCCGTGTAGGGGTTGCCGAGCGCGACGACGCCGGCCTCGGCGACCTTGTGCATCTGGTGCGTGCGGATGAGGACTTCGGCGACCTGGCCGTCCTCGCGGGCGACGGCGGTGTGCAGCGACTGGTACAGGTTGAACTTCGGGACGGCGATGAAGTCCTTGAACTCCGAGACGACCGGCGTCATACAGGTGTGCAGTTCGCCGAGGACGGCGTAACAGTCGGCGTCCTCGTTCACCAGCACCAGCAGGCGGCCGAAGTCGGCGCCCCGCATCCGGCCGCGCTTGCGGGCCGCGCGGTGCACGGAGACGAAGTGCCGTGGCCGGATGAGGACTTCGGCCTGGATGCCGGCGTCGCGCAGGACCGTGCGCATCGCGTCGGCGAACTCGGCGAGGGGGTCGTCCGCACGGGAGGCGTTGTCGACGATCAGCTCGCGGGTGTGCTCGTACTCCTCTGGGTGGAGGATCGCGAAGACCAGGTCCTCCAGTTCGGTCTTGAGCGCCTGGACGCCGAGGCGTTCGGCGAGCGGGATGAGGACGTCGCGGGTCACCTTGGCGATGCGCGCCTGCTTCTCGGGTCGCATCACCCCCAGGGTGCGCATGTTGTGCAGCCGGTCGGCGAGTTTGATCGACATCACGCGGACGTCGTTGCCGGTGGCGACGAGCATCTTGCGGAAGGTCTCGGGCTCGGCGGCCGCCCCGTAGTCGACCTTCTCCAGCTTCGTGACGCCGTCGACGAGATAGCGCACCTCGGCGCCGAACTGCTCACCGACCTGATCGAGCGTCACATCGGTGTCCTCGACGGTGTCGTGGAGCAGAGAGGCCGTCAGGGTCGTGGTCTCCGCGCCGAGTTCGGCGAGGATCAGGGTCACGGCGAGCGGGTGGGTGATGTAGGGCTCGCCGCTCTTGCGCATCTGGCCGCGGTGCGAGGACTCGGCGAGCACGTAGGCGCGGTGCAGCGGTTCCAGGTCGGCGTGCGGATGGTGGGCGCGGTGGACCTCGACCACGTGACCGATCGCGTCGGGCAGTCGGCCGCGGGAGGTGGGACCGAGCAGCGCGGCCCCGACCAGGCGGCGCAGGTCGATCCGGGGACGGCTGCGCCTGCGGGGCGTGGCCGGTACTACCGGGCCTGGGGTCGCAGGGTTCGTGGCCTCCGCACTCATGGGCACCTCCGGCTGCGTGGACCGGCGGACGGGGTGTCCCAGGGCGGACACGGCTCAGGGGACTGGTTATGGTCCCCCGTCCGGGCCGGTGCTTGATGCTACCGAGCCCATCACGCGCGACTGACCGCCTCTCGCCGAGCGTGAAACGGATCACCCCTTCGAGCGACGGATAAGAGGTTTACGGTTTTGAGCCACCCGACCGAGGGGCGGTCGCGCATTCGAACCCACGACCGGCCCCCGGGGCGTGCTCCCGCCTGCCATCAGACCGTCCCGGCCTCCGATGCCATGCCGTGTCGGGATCAACGGGCGACTGTTTCCAGCCACTCGGGATCGATCTCTCCTGTGGCGACGATCACTGCGGGCCCGGTCATCTCGATCTCCCCGTCGGGCCGCTCGGTGATCAGCAGTCGGCCACCGGGCAGGTCGACGGTGTAGGTGACCGGCGTCCCGGTGGCCGCCGGGTCGATGCCGTCCCTGCGCGCGGCCGCCACGGCGACGGCGCACGCGCCCGTGCCGCACGAGCGGGTCTCGCCGGACCCGCGCTCGTGCACGCGCAGGGCGACGTGCCGCGGGCCGCGGTCCACGACGAACTCGACGTTGACGCCGTCCGGGTAGGCGGAGGCGGGGCTGAAGGGCGGCGGGGAGAACAGGTCGCCGGCGTGGGCGAGGTCGTCCACGAAGGCGACGGCGTGCGGGTTGCCCATGTTGACGTTGCGCGCGGGCCAACTGCGCGGGCCGACGCTCACCGTGACGTCCCCTTCGGGGAGCCGGGCCCTGCCCATGCCGACCGTGACGTCCCCGTCCTTGGCGATGTGCACGCTCTTGACGCCCCCGCGCGTGGCGACCGCGAGGTCGCCCTCGGGGACGAGCCCGGCCCGCTGGAGATAGCGGGCGAAGACGCGGACTCCGTTGCCGCACATCTCGGCGACGGAGCCGTCGCCGTTGCGGTAGTCCATGAACCACTCCGCCTCGGCCGCCATGTCCTTCGCCTCGGGGTGTGCGGCGGAGCGCACGACGTGCAGCACTCCGTCGCCGCCGATGCCCGCGCGACGGTCGCACAGGGCGGCGACCGCGGCCGGGGTGAGGTCGATGGCGTTCTCGGCGTCCGGGACGATCACGAAGTCGTTCTCGGTGCCGTGACCCTTGAGGAAGGCGATCCGCGTGCTCATTCCTCGATCGTACGGGGTGGGCGAGCGCGACGGTCAGCGCAGCCGGGCGACCCGCCAGACGGCCAGGGCCACCACCGCCGCGACCATCACGACGTAGGCGAGGACGACCCGCCAGTCGGGCCGGCGCCCGGAGCCGCGCTGGGGCAGGCCGGGCCACGTGTAACCGACGCGGCGGGCGGCCGTCATTCCCCAGCCGGCCGCGCAGAAGCAGATCAGCAGCCCGAGCATGGCGATCATGGCCCCGCTGTCGCCGAAGTCGAAGGCGAGCGGGAAGGCGAACATCAGGGAGCCGATCGCGGCCAGGGCCACGATGGGCGCGAGCTGCCAGATCCGCAGCCGTCGCTGCGGGCGCAGCTCGACCTCGACCTCGGGGCCGCTCGCGAACATCTCCTCCGGCTCGGGACCGTCGTCGCTCACACCGCCCTGGGTGTCGTCCTCGTCCGGCCCGTCAGGGCTCAGACGGCTCTCCTCGGGCTCCGGTTCAGCGCCCTCGACGGTGCGGTGCTCGGTGCCTTCTGCGGTGTCGCGAGGGCCGGCCTCCATCGCCACGCGCCCTCCCAACTCGGACTCCACTTGTCGATCGAAGCTCGATGATGGCACGGCACCGGAGGCCCGGATGACGGCCTGGGCGTCCCGATGCCATGACGTGATCAGGCTGTAACCGGTCGTTCCACCAACGCCAGCGCGAGCTCCGGAAGTTCTGTGAGATCAGCCGCAGCCCCACTCAACCAGTGCACCCGCGGATCGCGCCTGAACCACGAATCCTGACGGCGCGCGAAGCGCTTGGTGGCACGCACGGTCTCCGTGCGCGCCTCGGCCTCGGTGCACTCGCCGGCCAGGGCCGTGAGGACCTGCTGGTAGCCGAGCGCGCGCGAGGCCGTGCGCCCCTCGCGCAGGCCCTGCGCCTCCAGCGCGCGGACCTCGTCCACAAGCCCCGCGTCCCACATGCGGTCGACGCGGCGGGCGATGCGCTCATCGAGTTCGGGGCGCGCCACGTCGACCCCGATCTGGACGGTGTCGTAGACGGAGTCATGCCCCGGCAGGTTGGCGGTGAAGGGCTTGCCGGTGATCTCGATCACCTCGAGGGCCCGCACGATCCGGCGGCCGTTGCCGGGCAGGATCGCGTGCGCGGCCTCGGGGTCGGCGGCGGCCAGCCGGGCGTGCAGCGCTCCCGAGCCGCGCAGCGTGAGCTCCTCCTCGAGGCGGGCGCGGACCTCGGGGTCGGTACCGGGGAACTCCAGGTTGTCGACGGCGCCACGGACGTACAGCCCGGAGCCGCCGACGAGAATCGGCCACCGGCCCTCGGCGAGCAGGGCGTCGATCCGCGCACGGGCCAGCCTCTGGTACTCGGCGACGGAGGCGGTGACCGTGACGTCCCAGACGTCGAGGAGGTGGTGCGGGACGCCGCCGCGCTCCTCGGGCGTCAGCTTGGCGGTGCCGATGTCCATCCCTCGGTAGAGCTGCATGGAGTCGGCGTTGACGACCTCGCCGCCGAGTCGCTGGGCCAGGAAGACGCCCAGATCGGACTTTCCGGCCGCGGTCGGTCCGACGACGGCGATGACGCGGGGGGCGGGGGGTGCGCTGCTCACTGCACCAGTCTCGCAAACCTCGACCCCCGCCCTCGAACGAGTTACGTGACGGCACCGGCCCGGAGTCGTTGCCCGTTGCGAGATTCCCGTCGCCCTTCGCAGGGGCGGCGGCCCCGGTGGCGCAATCGGACGCACCGGCCAACGCGGGATTTCGCCCGCACGAGTACCGTATGGAGTGGATATGGGCGTTTTGGCGCGACTTTTCCGGAGGTCGAAGGTCACGGAGGAGGCGGCTGCCGAGGAGGCGACGAACGCCGCCGAGGCGCCGGGCGGTACGCCGCAGGACGGCACCGACGGGGAACCGGCTGCAGAGGTCACCCAGGAGGCGACCGAAGCCGAGGACGGCACGGCGGCAGAGGCGGAACCGGCAGCGGAGCCGGCCGCCGCCGACGACGGCGTCGAGATTCCCCGGCAGCAGTCCGCCGAGGAAGCGGCCGACAGCGAGGCCGGCGAAGGCGCTCGCACGTAGGGAACCCGCGAGGGAAGGTGACCCATGGGTCTTTTGGACAATTTGAAGGCCAAGCTCGCCCCGGCCAAGGGCAAGGTCTCGGACCTCGCGCACCAGCACGGGGACAAGATCCAGCACGGTCTCGACAAGGCCGCGCATGTCGTCGACGAGAAGACCAAGGGCAAGTACAGCAACAAGATCCATACGGGCACCGACAAGGCCAAGGGCGCCATGGACCGGATCGCGCACAAGGACGAGCCTCCAGCGGGCGGCGGGGACACGTTCACTCCGCCGACCCCGCCTCCACCGGCTTCCTGAACCGCGCGTGAAACGGCGGACGGCCGCGGAGCGGAGACGCTCGCGGCCGTCCGCCGTTTCACGCCCTCCGGCCCGTCCGCTACGACCAGGCCGCGACCACGTATCCGACGCCGTACGGCGCGTCCTCGTACAGCAGAGCGCCCGTCAGCCCGGCGTCCTCGGCGGCGCCCGCGAGCACCTGCCAGGGCGCCCGGCCCGACGCCTTGAGCTCGTACGCCAGCTCCGCGTCCAGCGCCTGGAGAGCCGTCACGTCCGCCGTGCCAAGCGCCCGTGCGACCTCCGCGTCGAAGGGGGCCGCGCGCTCGTCGAGGTAGCCCGGCGCCTTCAGCGTCCGGCACGCGCTGGAGTCGCCCATCACCAGCAGCGCGACCCGCCCCGGCATCGCGCCGATCTCCCGTCCGACCTCGACGCACCGCTCGCCCACGAGCGGTTCCCCCACGCCCAGTCCCTCCACGGGGGCAGCCGACCAGCCGGCGCGCGCCAGCAGCCAGGCGCCGACGGCGAGGGACGGCGGCAGGTCGCGTCCGGGCTGCGCGTCACCGCCGTCACGGCCCAGCCGTACGGCGAGGTCCACCCCGAAGCCGCGGAACGAGCCCCGCGCACCCTGCGGGTACGGTCCCCGCCCGGCCTGCTCGG is a window encoding:
- the dapF gene encoding diaminopimelate epimerase; amino-acid sequence: MSTRIAFLKGHGTENDFVIVPDAENAIDLTPAAVAALCDRRAGIGGDGVLHVVRSAAHPEAKDMAAEAEWFMDYRNGDGSVAEMCGNGVRVFARYLQRAGLVPEGDLAVATRGGVKSVHIAKDGDVTVGMGRARLPEGDVTVSVGPRSWPARNVNMGNPHAVAFVDDLAHAGDLFSPPPFSPASAYPDGVNVEFVVDRGPRHVALRVHERGSGETRSCGTGACAVAVAAARRDGIDPAATGTPVTYTVDLPGGRLLITERPDGEIEMTGPAVIVATGEIDPEWLETVAR
- a CDS encoding M1 family metallopeptidase encodes the protein MLLTPRARTPRAPSARPGPSRRLKSALLASAVSVCLVAASAPPTPLGVGDRLFPDLGNPGYDVASYDLSFTYSGANDKPLQAVTTIDAWTTTALDRINLDFAHGKVDSVEVDGEPAAFAGAGEDLVVTPKDALPPGSWMRITVRHTSDPVSPADRDGGWIRTTDGLAMANQADAAHLVFPCNDHPSDKAMFTVRITAPNGYTAVANGLPTGMDRVGRATTWTYRTQHPMATELAQVSIGRSTVVHRAGPHALPVRDVVPTKDRKLLEPWLKKTPDQIAWMEGKVGPYPFEAYGVLLAEASTGFELETQTLSLFERDLFTEPSYPQWYLESIMVHELSHQWFGDSVSPRTWSDLWLNEGHATWYEALYAEEKAGRTLQARMKAAYGASDRWRAAGGPPALPKAPKPGQKISIFRPNVYDGAALVLYALRQEIGRPAFKHLERAWVHDHRDSTATTADFERLAEKISGRDLAGFFKQWLYSEKTPPMPGHPDWKSAAPIAKADPKADADSKTDSKTLPKAGPEAAPHAVPKAPRTAE
- the miaA gene encoding tRNA (adenosine(37)-N6)-dimethylallyltransferase MiaA, whose translation is MSSAPPAPRVIAVVGPTAAGKSDLGVFLAQRLGGEVVNADSMQLYRGMDIGTAKLTPEERGGVPHHLLDVWDVTVTASVAEYQRLARARIDALLAEGRWPILVGGSGLYVRGAVDNLEFPGTDPEVRARLEEELTLRGSGALHARLAAADPEAAHAILPGNGRRIVRALEVIEITGKPFTANLPGHDSVYDTVQIGVDVARPELDERIARRVDRMWDAGLVDEVRALEAQGLREGRTASRALGYQQVLTALAGECTEAEARTETVRATKRFARRQDSWFRRDPRVHWLSGAAADLTELPELALALVERPVTA
- a CDS encoding antitoxin, with translation MGLLDNLKAKLAPAKGKVSDLAHQHGDKIQHGLDKAAHVVDEKTKGKYSNKIHTGTDKAKGAMDRIAHKDEPPAGGGDTFTPPTPPPPAS
- a CDS encoding RelA/SpoT family protein, which gives rise to MSAEATNPATPGPVVPATPRRRSRPRIDLRRLVGAALLGPTSRGRLPDAIGHVVEVHRAHHPHADLEPLHRAYVLAESSHRGQMRKSGEPYITHPLAVTLILAELGAETTTLTASLLHDTVEDTDVTLDQVGEQFGAEVRYLVDGVTKLEKVDYGAAAEPETFRKMLVATGNDVRVMSIKLADRLHNMRTLGVMRPEKQARIAKVTRDVLIPLAERLGVQALKTELEDLVFAILHPEEYEHTRELIVDNASRADDPLAEFADAMRTVLRDAGIQAEVLIRPRHFVSVHRAARKRGRMRGADFGRLLVLVNEDADCYAVLGELHTCMTPVVSEFKDFIAVPKFNLYQSLHTAVAREDGQVAEVLIRTHQMHKVAEAGVVALGNPYTALAEEQTREGAPADGERVDPTRPGWLSRLLDWQEAAPDPDTFWSTLREDLAQDREITVFRPDGGTLGLPEGATCVDAAYAQYGEDAHACIGARVNGRLATLSTVLRDGDTVQLLMGQDPASEPSREWLEHAHTPAARIAIQRWLATHPAPAEHEHPEPAASSGTVSPPKAAEPTPRNPADAPAADASAARPGAAITVVDRPDASVRLAGCCTPVPLDEITGFAVRGGVVTVHRAECAAVARMANAGREEVDVRWGDTTGCRVTLVAESFGRPHLLADLTEAMASEGAEIVSATVEPPSQQRVRHTYTVQLPDAAHLPTLIRAMRNVPGVYDVDRAQHHASSSSSGTM